The nucleotide window TTATTTGTCTCTAGCCTGATAATGACTTATTTACCTCTGACTGTAACATGACTAACTACCTGATAATGACTTATTTACCTCTGACTGTAACATGACTAACTACCTTATAATGACTTACTTACCTCTGACTGTAACATGACTAACTACCTGATAATGACTTATTTATTTGTCTCTAGCATGACTAACTACCCGATAATGACTTTTTTATCTGTCTCTAGCATGGCTAACTACCTGATAATGACTTACTTATCTCTGACTGTAACATGACTAACTACCTGATAATGACTTATTTATTTGTCTCTAGCATGACTAACTACCTGGTAATGACTTATTTATCTGTCTCTAGCATGGCTAACTACCTGATAATGACTTACTTATCTCTGACTGTAGCATGACTAACTACCTGATAATGACTTACTTATCTCTGTCTCTAGCCTGATAATGACTTATTTACCTCTGACTGTAACATGATTAACTACCTGATAATGACTTACTTACCTCTGACTGTAACATGGCTAGCTGTTTGTCTTTAGCAGACACCTGGTCCTTCAGTACTGTGATGTGTTGCTTGTTCTCAGACTGTTGACTTGTCAATGtgtctactttcaatttcaGACCCTCTAGTTCTGTTTCCTTTCTAGACAATTCTGTTTTCAACCTCTCAACCTAAACAAAGTTATTCTTTAGGATTACATCAACAAGCACAGAATGACACCAACAATGAACATTTATGCTTATAAAAACCCCATATACACTGTATCAATACAATGGATCTGGAATGACACTAACAGCTTCTGTACTAGACCTGTACACTTAACACAAATCTGGCTTGATCCACCCACCTCCTGCCTGAGCTGTTTTTCTTTACTAGATAAGCTGTCTTTGGGACCGGTCTCCTTCTTCCCACTCCCCTCGGATCCGTCTACCTGGTTTTTCATGATACGGTCCTCCAGAGCCTGGACATCCTTCTCCAGAGCAGCGATACGAGAGTCCTAAAATAAATCACCATGCAGTTTATATATTGAGAATAAATTACCATGCAGTTTATATACTGAGAATAAATTACCATGCAGTTTATATACTGAGAGCAACAGGTGTTTGCAGGAGACCATAGAAATTGGACTCCTTTCATAGTAAGTATAATCTTACAGTAATATAATAAATTGGATGTGGTATATCGCAACTCGGTTTTATTCCACTAAGTTACAACTCTCCAAATGGTATACACATGAAATCAACTGAAAATGTACATAGTTTATTTTAAAGTAGCAGTGATACAATATGTCAGTACAATGAATCcctcattaaaatatcaaaattaatgaaGCTGCCTGGACTTCATCAAATCTCTAACAAAATCTCTTTATTGTCTCCAGTTTGTACTTTGTCTCCTGAGCTATAAACTTCACTACTAAGAACTAATTGCTAAGAGTAAATTTCATCGTATAAAGTACATCCCCATACCAAAGGTCATCTATATATTACTGAGTGTACTGCATATAACTCTAATCATTACCGTGTGCGATTGTCCTGTAGCTTAAGTCTAATTATACACATAAAAAATGTCAACACTTCATGGACATGAAGAATAACAATGGGTTAAAATTAATTACACACAATATTTTATCACGTTCATGTTTGGACTTTCAGGGTGAATAATCGATGACAACTCGTGGCAATCTATCAAATTTTCCACACCGGTTAGATCAAAAATACACATCATTACCTCTTAAAAATCCATGTGGTTACAATTTTATCCATTCTACCTATTTGTTGACAGAAAGTTTCCACCTATTGTAAATCATAGACAAAATGTTTCACCCATAAACTGTATGTAACTGGGATGTAAATATCATTTCCTTCAGTGTACATACATTTTATGAGAAATGACAAAAGTCATATCTGGGAGTACATGCAACGTTTCCAAAAATCAAATTACAAATTGTTAGTTTGAAAGTCTGTTTGAAATAATCTGAATAATTTTAGTTATGTCAATACAAAACATTCAATACTGGGGTTCTAATGTTACCAGTGTCAAATGTGCTGACTGTCCTGGAAAAACCAAAGCTATGATGAATTAAAGCAATAATCAAATTATAAACATTATTAATATCTAATGAGGCACCTCACCTCAATGTACGGAGATTCTCACAGAATCCTACTAATGGCTTAAGATTTTTTCACCGAGTCTGACGAGTACTTTCCACTGCCTAAATTAGTATTTTGATATAAAGGACTGTCATTGTTTGTTTGAACGGAGAATTTTCTTCCTGATGTCAACATCATCTTCCTGTGTCAGAGTCAGCTTATATTCACTCATTAATATTCATGAATCTATTTACAGTATGTATATTACTATCAAAATCATATTGACtgctcatttcatttttttttttcattaataatAGACTAACATGAAATCACATAACAAAAATTATCACTCACAATgatttgaaatagaaattttacacaaaatatgtgtcaatggattttttttttactagctaTACAATTTCAGCTCACAACAAAAATATCTTCCCATTCCTAAACAGATAAACACTCCTGGACAAAGGCGTGGCCATTTGACCTTTGACAGTGACATTGACCTTCTGAAATTCTGCTCTCTGACACAGACTTTGACCTTTCATTTTAACAAGTATGAAATTTCTacattcaaaaataatttagatatatttatatagctTTAAATGTATGACCAGAAAGGTTGAAGATGCAACACAAAATAGTAAACAGCATCTTCGATCTCGGAGAACATAAAAAATACACTATTTCATCAATCATTAAACGCACCAAGTCCTAGTTTCCATAAATTGAGATTTCTAATGATTACCCTAACAGAAAAATTAATACTCACTTCAGTTAATAGCTAAATATGATTGCTTTATTGATaacaaatctatgtatataaatatgattGCTTTATTGATaacaaatctatgtatataaacatgatttgtaaatctGAAACTATAAACGTGGTAAATGAAATCTTTTCAATCTGACTTAAAAGTTTCAAAATCCCTGCTCTGTAATTTGTAAACTTCATAAATCATCAAAACTGACCACTGATTgaaagctacatgtattttgcttCCTTCACGATTAATTCAGGAAAAATGGTGTGTTAGATTTCAATTACTAGATTACATTCAGGGGATTTAAACAAACATTAAATACTTGACATAAGCTGATGACTTTCCTTTCAATAAGTGACAAAGAACTGAAACCGAATCATGTGAATAATTATAAATCAAACAGGAATCACTCATGGCCCCTGAATTCTGTGACCGGCAGTATTGTATGTATTCAGTGTAACGGGAATCTGCCACTGACACTTTCAATATATTGATCTCTAACACCTCTACCACTGAACACAGAATTCCACACAGAATTAGATCACATCCTGTGCTAATTGTTAAGTTTCCTGTTCCAAACAATGACAAATTTACCATCTAGGTGTTATTTAGTTCAGTCATCCATCACCACcctcaaaattttgataattacaGACAAAAAATTTGCAGTTTACAGTCCCGAATCCAAGTGCCATACCAGTAAATGCATGCATTTAAACTTTAACCCGGTTTGTTTCCCTGCAAACATAAATTCAAGATTACatgatatatatgaatgtacatgtactttctcCTTAGTTTTACATTTTCACATGCAGAAGGATGCAAACTACATGACAGCGTGTAGATTTCATACCATGTCCAATACACAGAGGATGGTTGTCTATGCTTACCATAACCTTAATAAATTTGTCATTCAATTTAAACCAGGTCAACTACCACAACACACCAAATCTACAAAAGGAAGGAATTATATGCCAATGTTTTGGAAATGCAGATCAAGCTTGTTtgatatattgaatagaaaatCACATATTGACCACACTTCccatataaatttacaacagCTATGTCATGCTACATCAGGAGGATGGAGAGCAGTCAATTTCATTCCACGAATTTTTTAGGTGATTAGTCATACAGGTATGAAAtcgtaaaacaaaataaaatggtaATAATTCTTGTGGGACTAGCACACTGAGACTGATCACCTGAACAGAATGAGTCTGAGGGAGGTGTATCTAATTACAGGATGTAGAAGCAGTTAATGGTGTAATGTTACTGCCTACATCTTACTGCatactaataaaaaaaaaaccaacaacaaaaaacctcAAATAAAGGAGGGGGCTAGAGAAAATCCAATACTGTACTAACATTGACTTCAGGTTTCATATCATTTTCACACCTGATCAGGAAATCATCCTTGAAACTTTTGATTTATGATAAATTTGTATCAATACTATTACTCATAAATATCTGTATAATTTATAGACTAGCTCCCACCACATTTACCTTATTCTTGGACAACATGCTATTAAAAATGAAACTTTACAACTTAACCAGAAATACACTCCCTTATCCACATGTTGTTATTATTACCGGGGTCAACaaacatttagaaatttatttttaaaatcttatccCCAGGGACagatggggagggggggggggggtgtttagCCACTACACTCCTAGTGGAATATCAGAACTTTTTATCTAAACAAGAAGGATCTGACAGCAGCCGTTTGCCAGGGCCACCATCATGTCTTAACCCTGGACATTTTTAGTTCCTTTAAGCTCAATTAACCCAACTCCCAACCCCCTCTGCCTCAGTATCAAATGAACTTTGGTACCCCCTCCTCTCAAAATCACACACATGTATGCATGCGTGCATCCGGGTATGTGTGTGTTAACTTCATGTTTGGTATGCAATAAATTCTATGACACTCACTAAACTAAACCTAAAACTATGTAAATCATGTCAGTGAAGGCTTTATCACATCTGAACTCAAGTACCGTTTcctatcaaacaaacaatttcaACAGATGATGCAGATAAAATACTAACTGCAGAACTAATGTTCTtttaaatatcaagattatgtGATAAAGCTAATCGATGAAAGACTAATAAGGTATCTAGTTACGGATCATTAAATTCTGAAGCCAATGCAGGATAAATTGCTGAAATCgtgtcatcatcatcatcaaataATCCCTCCTCTTTACGGTGATATTATATACAAAGATATGAAATTGTAccataaacatttgttttcaaTTAGCATTCAACAGAAATTGACCATTTAAAGTCAATGTGATAAAACCGACAGCATTAATACGaggtacatgcatgtatatataatgtaaatggCATcatgttaccatggtaacagatCAATCTAATGGAGCTGAAAACAACTTGCATGGTAATCAGTTCACAGTGAAGCCTAAAACCACCAGTTGAAAATAAATCCCCAAACCACCATCAGGTACAGGAACTTTGTGgggaaaatttgtttttatgagTACAATTTGTTAGCACAATGTTAAAAATCTAAAAATTATTCACATTATTTAATATCTGTGTGATGTAAAGACGAACACTGTCGTTTGTCATAAGATCACAATTACCTATAAAAATTCCTGGAACCAGAAATATATCACAATATGAAAATTGAGTCCTACAAAATTTATCAaccaataaaaatattttaaaagtttaaaataaaaatgtacaattaaAGCTCCCCATGCAAACAATGGTAAATATGTATTATCACTGCCAGAATGAAAATCATGACCAACTTAAGACATGCATTTACCTCAAATTAGACtttatacaatcaatatttattATCCTGTGCAACAATTTGTTTCAGATCCAGCTCATCACTTATCACAATCATAGGTATGAAATTTATCAATTCATTGATGCAGTATCTACTTCATCTTCATTTTTAGCTAATCTAAAGGGAAGAAGGAAAAGTTTGACTGGTGTATAAATCAGGATAAATTGTTACCTTAAGCTTCTAAGATCAGAGGATGGCTTTTTAAGTTATGTATTGAAATTTCTAGTGACAGGGTATTTAAGTATAACCCTTCCTTCACAGTGACATATGTAAAGCAATCATTAACCAGCATTTCATCAAAAATATATCCCAGTTGGGGTAGAATGTACTCATCAGGATAAATAATTACCTTGGCTTCTAGCATGGCTTTCATCGTGTGTGTGCTGGCTGGCATCTGCTTCAACTGCAGGTTCAGTTGTTTTAGCTCGTCAGAGAGATGATTCTTTTCCTGAAATATCAAACCATAAAATAGATTATCAAATCTTTACATTAGGTATATGTGTTGCCCATATCTAAACTGATTTTTGGTTAACCTTTCACTTAAACATACACACACTTATCTATCAccttatttatcattataaaaGTATTTACTACACAAGGTATTTGCACTCAAAATTGGATGAAATCAATGTACATAAAATAAGGTGTGACATTTTGAATTGAGATTAAATATGATAATATTTAGCAGGAATCCagtatatatgatatagtttattcaccaatcaagggccctcggggggcatgtacatgttaacaggcaattaattataacaatgaaaataaataacaatcatttagaaGTATATACACACAGCTTTCTCTCTTACCTCTTTAAGAGCAGTGGACTCATCCGACTGTTGACTAAGTTCATTCTGGAGCTGTTTGATTTTGCGCTCGTCTTCGAGTCGCTGCGCCTGCAGACTCTCGATCTCGTGCTGGTTCTCCTGTATATTACTGATTGAATGACCCTTACTCTGTAACATCTCGAGCAGTTTCTTCATGCTCTCGTCTCGGGCAGATAGTGTCTGTTTCTGGATGTCAATCCGCAACTCCATCTCGTCCACTGTCTTACGTAAGATGAGTATTTCTTTTGATTGCTTGTCTTTCTCTCTCTGGAGAATCTCATTTTCTTGCTGAGAAATCCGTGAACTTGCTTCAACATCTTCACCCAGGCTGACTTGGTTCTCCAAACTTTGGATAACAGACGACTGTTTCTGTAATCACAGAAAGCCACAACATGTTAATATGCATTATACGTGTAAGACAGTAGATTTTTCACAAGCGTGCGGATCTCATCAAAACTATCTCTCTTACTCTGTAACTAAATGCCACTTTcaggttgggttttttttattgtagcTAAGGTCACCCTTAAATACTTGCTATTTATTGTAACTATCATTTTAGTAATGGGCAGGTAGCTTAGGTGTGCAATGGGGGGAGGTGGAGGGATCTAATTCATGCTTCATAgccatttttcataatttgtcAAAAAACAAGTATGCTGTACAattaaattcatcaaaatatcaaattgattATCAATGACACTGGTGGCAGAAGATATATTTAACAGGTTTGTCAATTTCAATCTTGAAGGGCTagtaaattataaataaactgCATTTATATGCCCCCACCCACCCCGGGACTCAAAAACGTTTTGAGACGACTGCCTTGACACCATAAAGTCTACcaatatatttcaaaagattgaaaTCTATAATCATggtaattattttttgattttttcctTTTATAAATTTTTCTCATTAACCAAGCAATCATGTTAAACTGTGCATGATGTGCTAACCTTTAGCTCGGCCTGAGCCACTTTGAGTTGTTCATTTAACAAACAATATTTAGCACTTTCTTCCTTTCTTAGGGCCCTTTCTTTTTTCAGCTCTGGACTCCAAAATGTTTTTATGCTGTTCATGCTGGAGCTAAGCTTCTCTCGGGTCGAGTCCAGCTCTTGGTGAAGCTTGGCACATTCCTTGCTCAAATCAGCTATTTGTCCTTCCAAATCCAGAATGAAAGTGTCACGAAAGTTTCTCATTTCTTGGTTGTATAACTGTGTTGTGTAGTCCGGGCGTTCCATTGAGCGTGACCGTCCTGGGTAGTGGTGGTCACGCTCCAACGACCTTGCTCCCATATGAGGATATTCTCTGTCTGTAACTCTATCTCTACTGAAACTAGACGTCATGGAGTAATTGTGCAAGTCTCTTGGACTAATGCTAGAATTAGACTCACTCTGTGCTAACATATGAAGTCTATCAATCTGTCTCTCAAGTGACCGGTCACTCAGCTGGGGACTTGTCTCGTGCTCGTATTTTTCCCTCAGTGACCGAACACCACCAAGAGTGCTTGCTTTCCCTCCAGAATTGGTGGGGCTGCTGAAGGGACTCCCATGGGCGTTGGACAGGGCAGGGTTAGATAGGGCTGGATTGGCGGGACTGTGGTATGGGCTTCCCCCACCATGACTGTTTGTCCCTCCTTCAAAATAATATGCATGTGCTGGGGAATGACTCAGTGTCTGGGACCGGGTTAGTATTTCTGATGACCCCATGGTCTGGCCGTTTTTGGCAGACGAAGTATGGGTTACTCCATCCGCAATCACATAACCTCCAGAATTCTTTCGGGTTTTCCCAGAGAAGATATTCTTCGGTAACGAGGCGGTCATGCTGCTGAACGGGCCATGACTAGGGCTATCTTTCCCATTGCGCACCTTTCCTTCTTTCGATTTCTTGCTTTTACTGAA belongs to Ostrea edulis chromosome 7, xbOstEdul1.1, whole genome shotgun sequence and includes:
- the LOC125654624 gene encoding ELKS/Rab6-interacting/CAST family member 1-like, coding for MFSKSKKSKEGKVRNGKDSPSHGPFSSMTASLPKNIFSGKTRKNSGGYVIADGVTHTSSAKNGQTMGSSEILTRSQTLSHSPAHAYYFEGGTNSHGGGSPYHSPANPALSNPALSNAHGSPFSSPTNSGGKASTLGGVRSLREKYEHETSPQLSDRSLERQIDRLHMLAQSESNSSISPRDLHNYSMTSSFSRDRVTDREYPHMGARSLERDHHYPGRSRSMERPDYTTQLYNQEMRNFRDTFILDLEGQIADLSKECAKLHQELDSTREKLSSSMNSIKTFWSPELKKERALRKEESAKYCLLNEQLKVAQAELKKQSSVIQSLENQVSLGEDVEASSRISQQENEILQREKDKQSKEILILRKTVDEMELRIDIQKQTLSARDESMKKLLEMLQSKGHSISNIQENQHEIESLQAQRLEDERKIKQLQNELSQQSDESTALKEEKNHLSDELKQLNLQLKQMPASTHTMKAMLEAKDSRIAALEKDVQALEDRIMKNQVDGSEGSGKKETGPKDSLSSKEKQLRQEVERLKTELSRKETELEGLKLKVDTLTSQQSENKQHITVLKDQVSAKDKQLAMLQSEIDEIREKLKEKNSTIDKNDQKSQSLQSEKRRIESEITELREQIETKERKITLLHRKIEALEEDVKEKDATISQLKASQTHMETTTSAIATLEETITEKERQIERLKEQRDRAESEHQEECDLYMKRNHELKGQVDKLQLEVTDRQTELCELREKVTEAGSEKFKTEARIKHLEQEVHEKTEEIQKLKADVEEKTIAAKETTKNEEGEKKITDLTSLVEKQEEETKSSKAEMERLQTVITEMEDDKSKKEKDIAEMQDIIKEYKQKMGTLKRSQQIEKKKSAHLLEEARRREGDLNEDASQLKDAVIAKGDRIEELEEALKESVRITAEREMVMVEQQQQLEEAERKVAELTMELARNKTTENSARVNFLTKQLEDKEMKLKKLQSERHKHLEEVYEMKQEAIQAAMSEKDANIALLEMTSTKQRKNTEEIEKLNREKEKLQQQLKEVTQNRMKLIQKQERRSESLGRSKKSPSHKSKGMSPDRVNPYVLTAPASLDS